One genomic region from Vanacampus margaritifer isolate UIUO_Vmar chromosome 2, RoL_Vmar_1.0, whole genome shotgun sequence encodes:
- the strada gene encoding STE20-related kinase adapter protein alpha isoform X1 translates to MSFLRWVSEKLSVESLRDLELFGEQSQELSHREAHEDSRESVTSLPRRDTMGSFLPDSSAYQLLAVIGQGLDHLMTVNRAQYRPTGEHVAIRRIDLESCTNDMVAYLQAELHVSKLFHHPSILPYKSVFIAENELWVITPFMAYGSARELVSTYFPDGMSELTIAYILLGILKALEYIHQMGYVHRSVKASHVLIAADGQVRMSGLRSIFSLIRHGQRAKVVHDFPQNSVKVLPWLSPEVLQQNLQGYDFRSDIYSLGITSCELANGHVPFKDMPATQMLLEKLNGTVPCLLDTTTIPPEELSMKPSRSGADSGICEGPGGGGSVGGVRHTNGEPASSSSSGHPYNRTFSPHFHAFVELCLQRDPEKRPSASALIGHPFFKQIKRRPSEVLPELLKPASSIGSGESSQPPPSPSWLASLESGLSHLDMDDWDF, encoded by the exons GCCCATGAAGACAGCAGGGAAAGCGTGACGTCTCTTCCACGTCGAGACACCATGGGCAGCTTCCTCCCCGACAGCAGCGCCTACCAGCTGCTCGCTGTTATCG GTCAAGGCTTGGACCACCTGATGACGGTCAACCGGGCCCAGTACAGACCCACCGGGGAGCACGTGGCCATACGACGCATCGACCTGGAGTCGTGTACTAACGACATGGTCGCCTACCTGCAG GCCGAGCTGCACGTGTCCAAGTTGTTTCACCATCCTAGCATTTTGCCATACAAGAGCGTCTTTATTGCTGAGAACGAGCTGTGGGTCATCACCCCCTTCATGGCTTATG GCTCAGCCAGAGAGCTCGTCAGCACGTATTTCCCTGACGGCATGAGTGAGCTCACCATTGCCTACATCCTATTGGGTATTCTTAAAGCGTTGGAGTACATCCACCAAATGGGATATGTGCACAG GAGTGTGAAAGCCAGTCACGTGCTGATTGCGGCTGACGGCCAGGTGCGCATGTCTGGACTTCGCAGCATCTTTAGCCTAATCCGACATGGCCAACGGGCCAAGGTGGTGCACGACTTCCCGCAGAACAGCGTTAAGGTGCTGCCGTGGCTCAGTCCTGAGGTGCTGCAACAG AACCTGCAGGGCTATGACTTTCGCTCAGACATCTACAGCCTGGGCATCACATCATGTGAGCTAGCTAACGGACACGTCCCCTTTAAGGACATGCCGGCTACGCAA ATGTTGCTGGAGAAGCTTAACGGGACAGTGCCATGTTTGCTGGACACCACCACCATCCCGCCAGAGGAGCTCTCCATGAAGCCGTCACGCTCCGGCGCAGACTCGGGCATCTGCGAGGGGCCGGGAGGAGGCGGCAGCGTTGGCGGGGTCCGTCACACCAATGGTGAACcagcttcctcctcctcgtctggACACCCGTACAACCGCACTTTCTCGCCGCATTTTCACGCCTTTGTCGAGTTGTGTCTTCAGAGGGACCCGGAGAAGAG ACCCTCTGCCTCCGCTCTCATAGGTCATCCTTTCTTCAAGCAG ATCAAGCGGCGTCCCTCCGAGGTGCTTCCGGAGCTCCTGAAGCCCGCGTCGTCCATTGGTAGCGGCGAGAGCTCCCAGCCACCGCCCTCGCCGTCTTGGCTGGCCAGTCTGGAGTCGGGCCTCAGCCACCTGGACATGGACGACTGGGACTTCTGA
- the rnf113a gene encoding E3 ubiquitin-protein ligase RNF113A, whose protein sequence is MAEADKSKTGSCTFLFKKSTKKFSGRKRKASDSDKDGISDEELSSVVRKDKKETRENPMIQKSKKAEKEAMSSSESDDDKKDKKITVSYKSTRSAKPEGPEDMGATATYELDTERDKDAQAIFERSQKIQEERTGKEDDKIYRGINNYQKFIKPKDTTMGNASSGMVRKGPIRAPEHLRATVRWDYQPDICKDYKETGFCGFGDSCKFLHDRSDYKHGWQIERELEEGRYGANDDENYEVSSDEEDLPFKCFICRESYKNPIVTKCRHYFCEACALLHYRKSKRCYVCNTQTNGVFNPAKDLLAKIEKRNAATDLPPSDEDDD, encoded by the exons ATGGCGGAGGCGGACAAGTCAAAAACAGGCTCTTGCACTTTCTTGTTCAAAAAATCCACGAAGAAATTTTCGGGACGAAAAAGAAAGGCCAGTGACAGTGATAAAG ACGGCATCAGTGATGAAGAGCTCAGTTCAGTGGTCAGAAAGGATAAGAAAGAAACCCGAGAAAACCCGATGATTCAAAAG TCCAAGAAAGCGGAGAAAGAGGCTATGTCCTCCAGTGAAAGTGATGATGACAAGAAGGACAAGAAGATCACCGTTTCATACAAGTCCACACGCTCAGCT AAACCAGAGGGCCCAGAGGACATGGGCGCTACAGCGACGTACGAACTAGACACAGAGCGTGACAAGGATGCTCAGGCCATTTTTGAGAGGAGCCAGAAAATCCAAGAG GAGCGGACGGGCAAAGAGGACGATAAGATCTACCGCGGCATTAACAACTACCAGAAATTCATCAAACCTAAAGATACTACCATGGGCAATGCATCCTCCGGTATGGTCCG GAAAGGACCCATCCGAGCCCCGGAGCACCTGCGAGCCACGGTCAGGTGGGACTACCAGCCGGACATCTGCAAGGACTACAAGGAGACCGGATTCTGTGGTTTTGGAG ACAGCTGCAAGTTCCTCCACGACAGATCCGACTATAAACACGGCTGGCAGATCGAGAGGGAACTGGAGGAGGGCAGATACGGCGCCAATG ATGATGAAAACTACGAGGTGAGCAGCGACGAGGAGGACTTGCCATTTAAATGTTTCATCTGCAGGGAGTCCTACAAGAATCCCATCGTCACAAA GTGCCGCCATTACTTCTGCGAGGCCTGCGCTCTTCTGCACTACCGCAAGTCCAAGCGCTGCTACGTGTGCAACACTCAGACCAACGGTGTCTTCAACCCCGCCAAGG ACCTGCTGGCCAAGATAGAGAAACGCAATGCCGCAACTGACCTGCCGCCATCTGACGAAGATGACGACTga
- the strada gene encoding STE20-related kinase adapter protein alpha isoform X3 has protein sequence MGSFLPDSSAYQLLAVIGQGLDHLMTVNRAQYRPTGEHVAIRRIDLESCTNDMVAYLQAELHVSKLFHHPSILPYKSVFIAENELWVITPFMAYGSARELVSTYFPDGMSELTIAYILLGILKALEYIHQMGYVHRSVKASHVLIAADGQVRMSGLRSIFSLIRHGQRAKVVHDFPQNSVKVLPWLSPEVLQQNLQGYDFRSDIYSLGITSCELANGHVPFKDMPATQMLLEKLNGTVPCLLDTTTIPPEELSMKPSRSGADSGICEGPGGGGSVGGVRHTNGEPASSSSSGHPYNRTFSPHFHAFVELCLQRDPEKRPSASALIGHPFFKQIKRRPSEVLPELLKPASSIGSGESSQPPPSPSWLASLESGLSHLDMDDWDF, from the exons ATGGGCAGCTTCCTCCCCGACAGCAGCGCCTACCAGCTGCTCGCTGTTATCG GTCAAGGCTTGGACCACCTGATGACGGTCAACCGGGCCCAGTACAGACCCACCGGGGAGCACGTGGCCATACGACGCATCGACCTGGAGTCGTGTACTAACGACATGGTCGCCTACCTGCAG GCCGAGCTGCACGTGTCCAAGTTGTTTCACCATCCTAGCATTTTGCCATACAAGAGCGTCTTTATTGCTGAGAACGAGCTGTGGGTCATCACCCCCTTCATGGCTTATG GCTCAGCCAGAGAGCTCGTCAGCACGTATTTCCCTGACGGCATGAGTGAGCTCACCATTGCCTACATCCTATTGGGTATTCTTAAAGCGTTGGAGTACATCCACCAAATGGGATATGTGCACAG GAGTGTGAAAGCCAGTCACGTGCTGATTGCGGCTGACGGCCAGGTGCGCATGTCTGGACTTCGCAGCATCTTTAGCCTAATCCGACATGGCCAACGGGCCAAGGTGGTGCACGACTTCCCGCAGAACAGCGTTAAGGTGCTGCCGTGGCTCAGTCCTGAGGTGCTGCAACAG AACCTGCAGGGCTATGACTTTCGCTCAGACATCTACAGCCTGGGCATCACATCATGTGAGCTAGCTAACGGACACGTCCCCTTTAAGGACATGCCGGCTACGCAA ATGTTGCTGGAGAAGCTTAACGGGACAGTGCCATGTTTGCTGGACACCACCACCATCCCGCCAGAGGAGCTCTCCATGAAGCCGTCACGCTCCGGCGCAGACTCGGGCATCTGCGAGGGGCCGGGAGGAGGCGGCAGCGTTGGCGGGGTCCGTCACACCAATGGTGAACcagcttcctcctcctcgtctggACACCCGTACAACCGCACTTTCTCGCCGCATTTTCACGCCTTTGTCGAGTTGTGTCTTCAGAGGGACCCGGAGAAGAG ACCCTCTGCCTCCGCTCTCATAGGTCATCCTTTCTTCAAGCAG ATCAAGCGGCGTCCCTCCGAGGTGCTTCCGGAGCTCCTGAAGCCCGCGTCGTCCATTGGTAGCGGCGAGAGCTCCCAGCCACCGCCCTCGCCGTCTTGGCTGGCCAGTCTGGAGTCGGGCCTCAGCCACCTGGACATGGACGACTGGGACTTCTGA
- the strada gene encoding STE20-related kinase adapter protein alpha isoform X2, protein MSFLAHEDSRESVTSLPRRDTMGSFLPDSSAYQLLAVIGQGLDHLMTVNRAQYRPTGEHVAIRRIDLESCTNDMVAYLQAELHVSKLFHHPSILPYKSVFIAENELWVITPFMAYGSARELVSTYFPDGMSELTIAYILLGILKALEYIHQMGYVHRSVKASHVLIAADGQVRMSGLRSIFSLIRHGQRAKVVHDFPQNSVKVLPWLSPEVLQQNLQGYDFRSDIYSLGITSCELANGHVPFKDMPATQMLLEKLNGTVPCLLDTTTIPPEELSMKPSRSGADSGICEGPGGGGSVGGVRHTNGEPASSSSSGHPYNRTFSPHFHAFVELCLQRDPEKRPSASALIGHPFFKQIKRRPSEVLPELLKPASSIGSGESSQPPPSPSWLASLESGLSHLDMDDWDF, encoded by the exons GCCCATGAAGACAGCAGGGAAAGCGTGACGTCTCTTCCACGTCGAGACACCATGGGCAGCTTCCTCCCCGACAGCAGCGCCTACCAGCTGCTCGCTGTTATCG GTCAAGGCTTGGACCACCTGATGACGGTCAACCGGGCCCAGTACAGACCCACCGGGGAGCACGTGGCCATACGACGCATCGACCTGGAGTCGTGTACTAACGACATGGTCGCCTACCTGCAG GCCGAGCTGCACGTGTCCAAGTTGTTTCACCATCCTAGCATTTTGCCATACAAGAGCGTCTTTATTGCTGAGAACGAGCTGTGGGTCATCACCCCCTTCATGGCTTATG GCTCAGCCAGAGAGCTCGTCAGCACGTATTTCCCTGACGGCATGAGTGAGCTCACCATTGCCTACATCCTATTGGGTATTCTTAAAGCGTTGGAGTACATCCACCAAATGGGATATGTGCACAG GAGTGTGAAAGCCAGTCACGTGCTGATTGCGGCTGACGGCCAGGTGCGCATGTCTGGACTTCGCAGCATCTTTAGCCTAATCCGACATGGCCAACGGGCCAAGGTGGTGCACGACTTCCCGCAGAACAGCGTTAAGGTGCTGCCGTGGCTCAGTCCTGAGGTGCTGCAACAG AACCTGCAGGGCTATGACTTTCGCTCAGACATCTACAGCCTGGGCATCACATCATGTGAGCTAGCTAACGGACACGTCCCCTTTAAGGACATGCCGGCTACGCAA ATGTTGCTGGAGAAGCTTAACGGGACAGTGCCATGTTTGCTGGACACCACCACCATCCCGCCAGAGGAGCTCTCCATGAAGCCGTCACGCTCCGGCGCAGACTCGGGCATCTGCGAGGGGCCGGGAGGAGGCGGCAGCGTTGGCGGGGTCCGTCACACCAATGGTGAACcagcttcctcctcctcgtctggACACCCGTACAACCGCACTTTCTCGCCGCATTTTCACGCCTTTGTCGAGTTGTGTCTTCAGAGGGACCCGGAGAAGAG ACCCTCTGCCTCCGCTCTCATAGGTCATCCTTTCTTCAAGCAG ATCAAGCGGCGTCCCTCCGAGGTGCTTCCGGAGCTCCTGAAGCCCGCGTCGTCCATTGGTAGCGGCGAGAGCTCCCAGCCACCGCCCTCGCCGTCTTGGCTGGCCAGTCTGGAGTCGGGCCTCAGCCACCTGGACATGGACGACTGGGACTTCTGA